The nucleotide sequence TGGAAAACGGATTCCCCGTCGTTAAATTCTTTTTTAATATGTCCAAGGGCGAACAGAAAAAACGCTTGCTGGAGCGCATGAAAGATCCCGAAAAAAACTGGGAATTCTCGTTTAACGATGTAAAAGAACGGGAGCATTGGGACGGATATCAGGACATTTTTGAAGACTTGATCAATCATACTTCTACAGAGTACGCGCCATGGTATGTGCTGCCTGCCGATGATGAATGGTATTCGCGTTACCTAATTTCTGAAGTGATGGTCGAGTTGCTTGAGAAAATCAATCCGCAATACCCGGTCATTTCAGGTGAAGAAAAAGAGCAATTGGATGAAGCCATAAAAAAATTGGAAAATGAATAGTGCTGCTACTGCCCTAACCTTCTGAAAAGCGACGGTTAGGGCAGTTTTCTTTTTGCAGGAAAAGAAGTAAACTAATAAAAAGTTCGAAAAGTCAGTTAATATACCTTTACAAGAATATTCCTCGAGGAGTATATTGTAACTATGAAAACACTATTGAATTCATTGGGTGAACCTAATCGTTGGAATATAGTCGAACTGTTGAAGGAAGGGCCTTTGACAGTTGGAGAAATTGCCAGGAAACTGGAGCTCCCGCAGCCGCAAGTATCCAAGCATTTAAAAGTATTAAGCGAAGCCGGGATTGTGGCAGTCCATCCTATCGCGAACCGCCGCGTCTATCAGCTGAATCCCGAGCCGTTTCAGGAATTGCAGGAATGGATTGAATCTTACCGCCAACTCTGGGAAGAACGGTTCGACCGATTGGATGACTATTTAATAAAAGTTCAAAAACATGGAGAGGAGGACAAATGATTGCACTTGCCAGCCGCCTCAGCCAATGGAGTGAAACCTAACCAAAGGAGGAATTACAATGTCATTCAACGAAGGGTCAAATGAGACTTTTACAAAAGTCGAAGGATTGGAAATGGTGATGGAGCGGTTTTTCATGGCGCCGAGGGAGCTTGTCTTTTCAATGTACACCGACCCGGAACACATTCAAAATTGGTGGGGGCCAATTGGCTGGAATACTACGATTTATCAAATGGATGTGCGGCCAGGCGGTATTTGGCATTACTGCATGCGTTCAGAAGATGGGCAAGAAGCGTGGGGGAAAAGCACTTATTTGGAAGTGGAAAAACCAGAACGGCTCGTTTATGAAGATATGTTCTCCGATGAAAACGGGAATGATGCGGAAGGTTTTCCAGTTATGAAAATCACAGTCGACTTTGTGGAAGAGGGCAATGGGACCCGGATTGTCAGCCGGACCCTGTTTGAAACCGAAGAAGATTTAAAACAGGTCATGGAAATGGGCGTAGTCGAAGGCATGACGGAAACCTTTGATCGCCTCGAACAATACTTGAATCAACAGTAGCAGAAAGCACAGTGGAAATAGAACCAGCCACCCTAGAAATGAGATTCATGGGCGGCTGTTTTTTTTATGTTAGAGAAATAGCAGATTGATCAGGACGGTCAGGATAATTGAAAGAACAATTGAAATGATAATACTCCCCATACAAGA is from Planococcus liqunii and encodes:
- a CDS encoding SRPBCC domain-containing protein, giving the protein MSFNEGSNETFTKVEGLEMVMERFFMAPRELVFSMYTDPEHIQNWWGPIGWNTTIYQMDVRPGGIWHYCMRSEDGQEAWGKSTYLEVEKPERLVYEDMFSDENGNDAEGFPVMKITVDFVEEGNGTRIVSRTLFETEEDLKQVMEMGVVEGMTETFDRLEQYLNQQ
- a CDS encoding ArsR/SmtB family transcription factor, translating into MKTLLNSLGEPNRWNIVELLKEGPLTVGEIARKLELPQPQVSKHLKVLSEAGIVAVHPIANRRVYQLNPEPFQELQEWIESYRQLWEERFDRLDDYLIKVQKHGEEDK